GGAGGTCGGCTTCCTGCGCCTGTCCGTTGCCGGTGGCAACGGCCGACGCAATTCGTTCGCCGAACAGCTCGCCCAGCCTCATCGTGTTCAGCGCGCCGGCGGCGATGCCGCTCAGCGCCGCGATGCTGTCGTTGGCGCTGACGATGCGGTTGCCGTCGCAGACGATGAGGCCTTCGACGGCAGCATTGGCGAGGCCGTGCATGCGCTCCGCCTCGATCCTGTGACGGCGGAAGCGCAGATCGATCCACAGCGCGGTGGCCGCCAGCACCAGGATGACGAGGCTTGCCGTCGCGGCTGCGAAAGCCTGCGACATCGGAGCGATCGTGAATTTCGAGATCTCGATCGAGGAATCCGGATAGATCGAGACGGCGGCCATGGCGATGAAATGCAGCGTGCAGATCGCCAGCGTCAGCAGGACGGCACCGGCGACTGTCGCCAGGGTCGACGGGCGACGCAGCACGATAAACAGCGAAAGCGCGGCAAGTGATATACCCGAGACCAGCGATGCCGCGACCAGCAGCTGGTTCCAGACGATCCGACCTTCGACCTCGAAAGCCGCCATGCCGGTATAGTGCATCGCCGCGATGCCAATGCCGAGCACGGCGCCACCGACGAGATAGTGGTCGATGCCGGTGCGCACGGTTGCGATCCATATCCCAGCGGCCGTCAGAAGAACGGAAACCGCCAGCGAAGCGACCGAAAGCTCGGCGTTGTAGGCGTTGGGTATTCCCGGCGTGAAGGCGATCATGGCGATGAAATGCGTCGCCCAGATGCCAAAGCCGGTGGAAGCGGCGGCAATCAGCAGCCAGGCATAACGGTTCCGGCTGGTCGATTGCACGACATGGCGGAGCAGATTGACAGCGGTGAAACAAGAAATTCCACAAATCAGCGCGGCCAGTGCGACCAGTCTCAGATCGTGCTCGTTCACGATACAATTATAGACGGTCAACATCTTGCTTCACCTGATCTTCCCACATCAATCAAGGCAACGGAATTGATTAGGGCCCGGCAGCTGAAGAATCGGTTATGCCGCCCGCAACCGCTGCGTGCGTCCCAGGTTGTATCTGTCAGGGAGGCCATGCCTGGAATCATTGGGCCGAGCCAGCGGGAATTGGTCGATCCTGAAGGCCGTCACTTCACCCGCACCGTGACCACCAGCGCCTCGTGGTCGGCGCTCGGGCTGCCGTCCGGCAAGACCGCCGGCAGCGTCGCGGGTGCGCTTGCCGAAGGGCCGCGGGTGAAGAACCAGTCGATATGGCCGGCGGGCGTCAGGTCGCCGGCCGCGCGCCGCTGCGTCGGCTTGTCGAAGGCGTTGGCCTCGCGCCAGTCGTAGCCACGCTCGGCAAACACCGCGAACAAGGGCTCATGACGCTCCGGGCACATCAGCCGGTCCGGTTCGGCGGCGATGCGCTTTCGCCACGCGTCTGGGTCGTCATTGCGTTCGGGATAGGTGGCGGTGAGCGTGTTGAAGTCGCCGCCGATGAGAACAGGCGTTTCCGCATCATATCTGTCGATGGCATCGAGCAGATGGCGGGTCTGGTCGGCGCGGCCTGCTGGCGTGGTGCGGTTCTCGAGATGCACCGAAACGACGGTCACACGGCGGTCGCCTAACATCACCTGGCCGCCGAGCGCCATGCGGCCGCCGATGCGTGGCTGGCCGTGCTCCGGCAGGAACCAGGCGCCAGCGGCGTCGAAGCGAACGAGAAAAGGCCGCAGCAGCGGAACGGTGCTGGTTATGGCGTTGCCGTGGAAGCCCTCCGCATTCTCGGCGCCGCCATTTGCCGCCTGCTCCGTCTCATTGCCGGTGCCGAGTTCGAGGAACTCGACGCCATAGGCGTAGGAATGGCCCAGGCGATCAGCAAGCCGGCTCAAAAGATGGCCGTTGCCGGAGCGCGCCATGCCCTTGTCGACTTCCGACAGCAGCACGACGTGTGGCGCCTGGCCGGCGATGATTTCGGCGATGGCATCAACGTGGCGCAGCCGCTCGACATTCCAGGCCATGACGGTCAGGCTCTCACCGGCGCTTTCACGCGAAGCCTTGCCGCCGATCTCAATCTCGCCGAGGGCGGGAACGGCGGCGGCGTGGCGCAGATGGGTGGCGCTGTCGCGCGGCCCGTCCCGCATGGCGTTGCGGACGGCGACGGGCACGTGCGTGAGCTGCGGAACCAGCATGTCTTGTCTCATTCAGTTAGCCGGTTAATCAAAGAGGTCTTTTCACCGCTTGGCGGCGCCCTAGCTACCTGATCAGGATGACGTTTCGTTGAATCGCCATCCTGATCCAATTCTTTGTTGGAGCATGATCTTGTCCGAAAACCGGTTCCCACTTTTCGGGATCATGCTCTAGAGCGCCGATGTGACGTTTTCATGCCGGCGCTGCCGCTGCCAGGGGAGGAGAGACTGGCTGTCCACAGGGGCTTCGGGCCCACAACAGAACTGTCACATACCTTCTCTATGAGAGCGGGCAAGGACTTGCGCAAAACCCTTGTCACACTGCCACTCAAGAGGGAAGACCATGACGATCATCAAGCGGGGCTTTGCTGCCCTTGCCGCCAGCGCGCTCAGCACCGCGCTTGCGGTTCCTGCTATTGCCGAGCCGGTCAAATTCGATTTCTGGTTCGGTCTTTCGGGCGATCTCGCCCGCGTCGTCGACACGCTGTGCAAGAACTTCAACGCTTCGCAGAAGGACTACGAGGTCGTTTGCACCAGCCAGGGCAATTACGACGCCACGCTGCAGAACACGATCGCCGCCTTCCGCGCCGGCAAGCAGCCCACCGTCGTCCAGGTCTATGACGTCGGCACCGCCACCATGATGCTGTCGGGCGCCTACAAGCCCGCCGACAAGCTGATGGAGGAGAACGGCTACAAGATCGACTACAGCGACTATTTCCCCGGCATCGCCCGCTATTACGCGACGTCGAAGGGCGAGATGCTGTCCTTCCCGTTCAACTCCTCGACGGCGCTGATGTACTGGAACAAGGACGCCTTCGCCAAGATCGGCAAGACCGAGGCGCCGAAGACCTGGGAAGATGTCGGCGCCGACCTCAAGGCGCTGAAGGACGCCGGCTATGACTGCCCGATGGCGATCAACATCTCGGCCAACGAAAGCTGGCAGCTGATGGAGCAGTTCTCGGCGCTGCACAACCAGCCGATCGCCACCAAGAACAACGGTTATGACGGCCTCGATGCGCGTCTGGAAGTCAACAAGACCAAGTTCGTCCAGTATGTCACCGACTTGAAGAAGTGGTATGACGCGGGTCTGATCAAGATCAAATCCAAGGATCTCGGCCAGGACATGGTGCAGGCCTTCGCCACCGGCACCTGCCAGGTCATCCTGACTTCGGTCGGCGACCACGGCACTGTCGGCCGCACCCAGAAGGAAGGCATGAGCTGGGATGTCGCCGAGCTGCCGGTCTATGCCGGCACCGAGCGCAAGAACTCTTTGGTCGGCGGCGCCTCGCTGTGGGTGCTGTCCGGCAAGTCGGACGCCGAATACAAGGGCGCGGCCGCCTTCCTCAACTTCATCCACGACCCCAAGACCGCTTTGTTCTGGTCGACCAACACCGGCTATATCCCGGTGACGAAATCGGGCTTCGATTTCATGAAATCCAACGGCTTCTACGACAAGGCGCCTTATAAGGGCCGCGAGGTGGCCATCGCCAGCCTGACCGCGTCGGAGCCGACCGAGATCACCCGCGGCATCCGCCTCGGCAACTTCACCCAGATCCGCGCCGAGTTCGGCACGCAGATGCAGGCGATCTTCGCCAACAAGGTCAGCGTGCAGGAAGGCCTCGACACCCTGGTCAAGAACGGCGACGCCATCCTCGATCGCTTCCAGCAGACCTATCCAGGTAAGACCCTGCCCTGATCCCGGATAGCGCAACGGCCGCCCGTCGAGATTCGACGGGCGGCCATTTCATATCTAGTTTGTCCCGCGAAGGCGGGCTGATGGATTCCACTGCATCGGCGGATCGATGGAAAAACGCGTCACTTTCGGCAGATGGACGATCGGCATCCTGTTCGCGGTGCCGCAGCTCATCCTGATCTTCACCTTCTTCTACTGGCCGGCCGGCCAGGCGGTCTACTGGTCGCTGACGCTGCAGCAGCCCTGGGGTGGCGGCAACATCTGGGTCGGGCTCGACAATTTCCGCTCGATCCTCGCCAATGCCGACTACTGGAATTCCATCACCGCCAGCATGATCTTCGCCGGGATCAGCACGGGCCTGGCGATGGTCATCGCGCTGGTGCTCGCCGCCCTGACCGACCGGCAGCTCGCCGGCTCGTGGCTCTATCGCGTGGTGCTGATCTGGCCTTACGGCATCGCCGCGCCGGCGCTGGCGCTGGCATTTCGTTTCATCCTGGCGCCGGAAGCCGGCTTCATGGCCGTCGTCAACAAGGTTTGGCCGGGCTTCTGGGACCCCGGCCTCGACGGCGCCGACGCGATGGCATCCGTCATCATCGCCTTTTCCTGGAAATATGTCGGCTACAACTTCATCTTCTTCCTCGCTGCCTTGCAGGCGATCCCGCGTTCGCTGATCGAGGCGGCGGCGATGGACGGCTCCGGCGTCATCCGGCGGTTCTGGGACATCCAGTTCCCGCTGATCACGCCGACGATCTTCTTCCTGCTGGTCATCAACATCACCGAGAGTTTCCAGGATTCCTTCGGCATCGTCGACATCATGACCGCCGGCGGGCCGGCCAATGCCACCAATCTGATGGTTTACAAGATCTATTCCGACGGCTTCAAAGGCCTGGATTACTCCGGCGCGGCCGCGCAGAGCATCATCCTGATGCTCTTGATCATCGCGCTCACCATCGTCCAGTTCCGCTTCATCGAGCGGCGCGTGCATTATCGTTGAGGCGGGCCATGGTCGAGCGCACTCCGATCCTCAATTTCTTCACGCATCTCATCCTGTTCGCCGGCTTCGTCTTCTGCGTGGCGCCGTTCGTCATCGTGGCGATCGCCGCCTCGCACAATCTGAAGGACGTCAACGACGTGCCGATGTCGCTGCTGCCGGGCAGCGATTTCTGGGTCAACATCAAGACGGCCTGGACGACGGCCGATCTCGGCCCGAAGCTGCTCAATTCCTTCATCATGGCGTTTGGCGTTGCCGCCGGCAAAGTGATCATCTCGGCGCTCACCGCCTTCTCGATCGTCTATTTCCGCTATCCCGGCCGCATGCTGATCTTCTGGCTGATCTTCATCACGCTGATGCTGCCGCTCGAAGTGCGCATCGTGCCGACCTATGCGGTGGTCGCCAATGTGCTCGAGCCTTATCAGACGATAATGGACCTAACAGGGCTGTCCTGGCTGATCGAAAAGGTGTCTGGGGTTCAGGTCCAGCTCAGCCTGGGGCTGCTCAATTCCTATAGCGGCCTGATCCTGCCGCTGGTCGCGACCGCCACCGGCACGTTCCTTTACCGCCAGTTCTTCCTGACCGTGCCGGACGAATTGACCGAGGCGGCGCGCATGGACGGGGCCGGCGCGCTGCGCTTCTTCGTCGATATCCTTCTGCCGCTGTCGCGCAACAACATGGCGGCGCTCGGCACCATCATGTTCCTGTGGGCCTGGAACCAGTATCTGTGGCCATTGCTCATCACCACCGACCAGTCGCATGCGATGGCGGTGACCGAGTTGAAGCAGCTCATCCCCAATGTCGGCGGCGCGCCGGAATGGCATATCGCCATGGCTGGCACACTGATCATCATGCTGCCGCCTATGATCGTCGTGGTGCTGATGCAGCGCTGGTTCGTGCGCGGCCTGATCGCCACCGAAAAATAAGGAGACAGGAAATGGCCTCCATCACCATTCGCGGCGTCAAGAAGAACTATGCCAAGACGCAGGTCGTGCACGGCGTCGACCTCGACTTCGCCTCGGGCGAATTCGTCGTCATCCTGGGACCCTCCGGCTGCGGCAAGTCCACGCTGCTCAGGATGATCGCAGGGCTGGAAGAGATATCCGACGGCACGATCGCCATCGACGGCACGGTCGTCAACAAGCTCGAGCCGCGCGAGCGCGGCTGCGCCATGGTGTTTCAGAATTACGCGCTCTACCCGCATATGAGCGTGGCGCAGAACATCGGCTATTCGCTGAAGGTGGCCGGCGTTCCGTCGGCCGAACGGACCCAGCGCATCCAGGCGGTGGCGCGCGTCCTGGAACTGGAGCACCTGCTCGACCGCAAGCCGATGGCGCTGTCCGGCGGCCAGCGCCAGCGCGTCGCCATGGGCCGCGCCATGATCCGGGAGCCGAAGGTGTTCCTCTTCGACGAGCCGCTCTCCAACCTCGACGCCAAGCTGCGCGTGCAGATGCGTTCGGAAATCCGCAAGCTGCACCGGCGGCTCAATGCCACCTCCGTCTTCGTCACGCATGATCAGGTCGAGGCGATGACACTGGCCGACCGGCTGGTGGTAATGAATGGCGGCCGCGTCGAGCAGGTCGGCACGCCGGCGGAAGTCTACGGCCGGCCGGCAAGCCGCTTCGTCGCCACCTTCGTCGGCGCGCCGGCGATGAACATGCTCGAAGGCACGGTGACGCTCGACGGCATTTCGCTGCTCGGCGGCAGCCGCAAGCTCAGCGTGTCGCGCACGGGCCTTGCCGTGGGCTCGAAGGTCGCGGTCGGCGTCCGGCCGGAAGCGGTGCGCATGGTGGCGCCGGGGACGCCCGGAGCGCTCGCGGCGACGGTCGACCTCATCGAGGAATTGGGCGCCGGCCGTGTCATCTATGTCGATCTCGACGGCGCGCCGTTCTCCGTCGTGACGTCTGAGGCCGTCCACCCCGAACCGGGCAGCACGATCGGCCTGCAGTTCGCCGAATCGGACCTGCACTTCTTCTCCTCGGAGACAGGCGGTAGGCTGGAGGTGTTCAAGGCTTCTGTGCCGGAGCCGGCGCTCCAAGGATGATCCCTTTCCGTCGGCTTTTGCGAACATTTTGATTGAGGGTTCAGGGCATGAAGGTCATCCAGGTTACGGACGTCCATCTCGGTCGTCTGCGCGAGATACGATATGGCGCGAACCTGAATGAGCGGCTCGATCGTTGCATCGACCATATCAATCAGCGCCACAGCGATGCGGCGCTCTGCATCTTCACCGGCGACCTGACCGACGACGGCGAGGCCGACAGCTATGCCGACCTGAAGGCGGCGCTGAGCCGGCTTGCCGTGCCTTACCGGCTGCTGCCTGGAAACCACGACCGGCGCGCCAACCTCATCGCCGCCTTCCCGGAAAACGGGACCGACGGAAACGGTTTCGTGCAGTCGGTTTTCGACACGCCGGAAGGGCGGCTCATTTTCCTCGACAGCCTGGCGGAAGGCCGCGTCACCGGCGAGTTGTGCGACGACCGGCTCGGCTGGCTCGATGCCAGGCTCGCCGAGGTGGCGGGGAAGGCGGCCTATATCTTCCTGCACCATCCGCCGGTCGAGCTCGGGCTTACGCTGCTCGACCCGCTCGGGCTCGAGCAGCCGCAGCGGCTCATCGACGTGCTGACGCGCCACGGCAATGTCCGCTACATCTTCTTCGGCCATGTCCACCGCGACATCGCCGGCACCGTCGCCGGCATTCCGTTCTCGGTGCAACGGGGCCTGCATGCCCGCTTCATGCTCGACGTGGTCGGCGACGAGATGGTCGAGCAGGCGCCGCCCGCCTATTCGATCATCCTGATCGACGGGCAGCGCGTCGTTATCCACAGCCACGACTTTCTCGAGCAATGGCCGCTCTGGTCGCCGGCGACGGGACAACGCGTGCGGTAGATCACTCGAGCAGCAGTGTGGGCGTTCCCTGTCCTTCGACCAGCTTTGCCGCTTTTCTATCGAAGGACACGAAGGTTTTGCCGCCGAGCCACTGACCGTCGAACGCTATCACGCCGTCGGCGAAATCTCCGCCGGCGTCGAGCACGGCCTGGCCAGCCTCGATCGTTGGTCGGTTGGCTACGACGTTGCGCATATCGAGGATGCGACGGATCGAGGCTGATATGTCGGGCCGCGCGACCCGGTAGCTTCTGTCCAGCACCCAAACGAACTCGCAGAGCGCTTGAACGCTGATCGCGACCAGTTCGGCCCTTTCCAGGGTCTCGGCTGCGGTCTGCTGCTGCGCTTCGTCGTCCCCGACAATGAGCCACAACAGCACGTTGGTGTCGAGGCTGACCTTCACTTGCGCTCGATTCCGCGCATCCCGCTCGAAGCGCCGGCGTCGGCGATCGCATCGTTGATCTCCTCGATCGAAAGCCGGGCGCCGTTGGTTTTGCCCTTGAGCATCCCGCTCAGCTCTTGCCAGGAGCCCTTGCCCTGGTCGGCTTTCAGCTCCGCCCGGCCACCAGGTAGAAGATCAAGCCTGATCTTGTCACCGGGCTGGATGCGGAGGTGCTTGAGCACATCCTTCCGGAACGTGACTTGGCCACGCGCTGTAACTGTCAATGTCGTCATGGTGCAGCCTCCGGCTGCTGAAGATAATGCAGAATTGCATTATTTCAAGGCGGAGATTAAGCGAATACGTGCGCCTTGCCGGTGACGGTCAGCCGCACGATCTCGCCGATGGACGGCGCGTCCATGCCTGTCCTGCGCAAGACGAGCGGCGTGTTGCCGATGGCGGCCGCGTCCGGCGGATCCGGGCTGTTGAGCAGCCGTACCGCCACGGTGCAGACGGCGCCCGCGAATTCGCAGTCCGTCACCTCGCCGAACAGCATGTCCGGCGTGCCCGACATACCTTCGCGGGAGGTGAGCTTGAGCAGGATTTGCTCGGGCCGCAGCATGATGCGCGCGACATCGCGCCGTTCCTTCGTATCGACGGCGATGCGGCCGAGCCGCGACACTGCGAAGCCATCCGCGATCCTGGCGGGCACGATGATGGCGTCGCCAAGGAATTCGGCGACCATCCTGTCCTTGGGCTGGAAATAGAGCTCGCGCGGCGTCCCGACCTGCGAGAACAGGCCGTCGCGCATCACCGCCACCTGGCTGGCGAAGGACAGCGCTTCGGCTTGGTCGTGCGTGACCAGGATGGTGGTGATGCCCGCCTCTTCCAGAAGCTCTGCCACCGCTTTGCGCATCGAAGCGCGAAGCCCGGTGTCGAGCGCCGAGAAGGGTTCGTCGAGCAGCATCAGCCGCGGCTTCATCGCCATGGCGCGGGCAAGCGCGACGCGCTGCTGCTGGCCGCCGGAAAGCTCATGCGGCCGGCGTTTCAGGACCGCCTTGTCCAGCCCGACGATATAGGCAAGCTCGACGATATGCTCGGCCCGCTTGTCGGCATTCCGCGCGATGCCGAAACCGATATTGTCGGCGATGCTGAGATGCGGGAACAGGGCACCGTCCTGGGCCACCACGCCGATCCCACGGCGATGCGCCGGCACGGCCGCGTCGCCATTGGCGAGCACCTTGCCGTCAAGCGCGATGCGGCCGCGGTCCGGCGCCTCGAAGCCGGCGATCAGCCTGAGCAAGGTGGTCTTGCCGCAGCCGGACGGCCCGACGATCGCGGTGCGGCTGCCGCTTTCGACCTGAAGGTCGACACCGGCCAGCGCCGTCACCGGACCATACTTCTTGGCGACATCGCTCAGTTCGAGAAAGCTCATCGTCCGGCCATCCGCTTCGACTGGACGTAGAGCCACCAGGTCATCGGCAGCGACATCGCCACCATGATCAACGCGTAAGGAGCGGCGGAGGCGTAGTCGATCTCGCTGCTGTAGGACCAGAAGGCCATCGCCAGGGTGCGGGTGCCGTTGGGCGCCAGCATCTGGGTGGCGGTGAGCTCGTTGGTGATGCCGAGCGCCACCATCGCCATGCCGGCCGCGGCGCCGGGCGCCGACAGGCGGATGGTTGTCGCCCACAGTGCCTTGACTGGCGGCCGGCCGAGGCTGGAAGCGGCACGCTCCAACTCCACCGGAGCCTGCGCGATCGAAGCGCGCAGGCTTATCAGCGCGCGCGGCAGGAACATCAGCGCATAGCCGAACAGGATGGTGAACAGCGTCTGGTAGAGCGGCAGCGCGACGCGTACGGTGATCGTCACCAGCGCCAGCGCAATGACCACGCCCGGCAACGCGCCGACGATGTAGTTGCAGCCCTCGAGCAGGCGCTGCAGCCGGCCTGGCGCGCGGATCGAGATCCAGGCCATCGGCATGGCGGCAACCGTCGCGAGCACAGCGCCGACGATGGCGAGGAACAGCGTCTGGCCGAGCGCCAGGCCGATCTCGTCCCAGCGCCAGACATCCGCGCCGCCGGCGAGCAGCCAGCGGCCGACAGTGACGAAGGGCACGCCGAGCGACAGCAGTGCGACACCGGCCGGCAAAAGCAGGCAAGGCAGGGCGGCGCGGCCGAGGCGGGCACGCTGCTGCTTGCGTGCGGCGCCGGAACCGACACGCGCATAGCGCTCCTCGCCACGTATCATCACCTCGAGGGCGAGCAGGAAAAGGCAGCAAGCCACAAGCACGGCGGCCAGCATGTTGGCAGCCGGGCCGTTGAAGGTCGACTGGAACTGGTCGACGATCGCGGTGGTGAAGGTGTCGAAGCGAATGAAGACATAGAGGCCATATTCGGCCAGAAGATGCAGGCCGACCAGCAGCGAGCCGCCGCAGATGGCAAGCCTCAACTGCGGCAGTACGACGCGCGCGAAAACCCGCCACGGGCCAAGGCCAAGCGCCGCC
This region of Mesorhizobium sp. M2A.F.Ca.ET.046.03.2.1 genomic DNA includes:
- a CDS encoding endonuclease/exonuclease/phosphatase family protein; amino-acid sequence: MLVPQLTHVPVAVRNAMRDGPRDSATHLRHAAAVPALGEIEIGGKASRESAGESLTVMAWNVERLRHVDAIAEIIAGQAPHVVLLSEVDKGMARSGNGHLLSRLADRLGHSYAYGVEFLELGTGNETEQAANGGAENAEGFHGNAITSTVPLLRPFLVRFDAAGAWFLPEHGQPRIGGRMALGGQVMLGDRRVTVVSVHLENRTTPAGRADQTRHLLDAIDRYDAETPVLIGGDFNTLTATYPERNDDPDAWRKRIAAEPDRLMCPERHEPLFAVFAERGYDWREANAFDKPTQRRAAGDLTPAGHIDWFFTRGPSASAPATLPAVLPDGSPSADHEALVVTVRVK
- a CDS encoding extracellular solute-binding protein, producing MTIIKRGFAALAASALSTALAVPAIAEPVKFDFWFGLSGDLARVVDTLCKNFNASQKDYEVVCTSQGNYDATLQNTIAAFRAGKQPTVVQVYDVGTATMMLSGAYKPADKLMEENGYKIDYSDYFPGIARYYATSKGEMLSFPFNSSTALMYWNKDAFAKIGKTEAPKTWEDVGADLKALKDAGYDCPMAINISANESWQLMEQFSALHNQPIATKNNGYDGLDARLEVNKTKFVQYVTDLKKWYDAGLIKIKSKDLGQDMVQAFATGTCQVILTSVGDHGTVGRTQKEGMSWDVAELPVYAGTERKNSLVGGASLWVLSGKSDAEYKGAAAFLNFIHDPKTALFWSTNTGYIPVTKSGFDFMKSNGFYDKAPYKGREVAIASLTASEPTEITRGIRLGNFTQIRAEFGTQMQAIFANKVSVQEGLDTLVKNGDAILDRFQQTYPGKTLP
- a CDS encoding ABC transporter permease subunit, which encodes MEKRVTFGRWTIGILFAVPQLILIFTFFYWPAGQAVYWSLTLQQPWGGGNIWVGLDNFRSILANADYWNSITASMIFAGISTGLAMVIALVLAALTDRQLAGSWLYRVVLIWPYGIAAPALALAFRFILAPEAGFMAVVNKVWPGFWDPGLDGADAMASVIIAFSWKYVGYNFIFFLAALQAIPRSLIEAAAMDGSGVIRRFWDIQFPLITPTIFFLLVINITESFQDSFGIVDIMTAGGPANATNLMVYKIYSDGFKGLDYSGAAAQSIILMLLIIALTIVQFRFIERRVHYR
- a CDS encoding ABC transporter permease subunit — translated: MVERTPILNFFTHLILFAGFVFCVAPFVIVAIAASHNLKDVNDVPMSLLPGSDFWVNIKTAWTTADLGPKLLNSFIMAFGVAAGKVIISALTAFSIVYFRYPGRMLIFWLIFITLMLPLEVRIVPTYAVVANVLEPYQTIMDLTGLSWLIEKVSGVQVQLSLGLLNSYSGLILPLVATATGTFLYRQFFLTVPDELTEAARMDGAGALRFFVDILLPLSRNNMAALGTIMFLWAWNQYLWPLLITTDQSHAMAVTELKQLIPNVGGAPEWHIAMAGTLIIMLPPMIVVVLMQRWFVRGLIATEK
- the ugpC gene encoding sn-glycerol-3-phosphate ABC transporter ATP-binding protein UgpC, whose protein sequence is MASITIRGVKKNYAKTQVVHGVDLDFASGEFVVILGPSGCGKSTLLRMIAGLEEISDGTIAIDGTVVNKLEPRERGCAMVFQNYALYPHMSVAQNIGYSLKVAGVPSAERTQRIQAVARVLELEHLLDRKPMALSGGQRQRVAMGRAMIREPKVFLFDEPLSNLDAKLRVQMRSEIRKLHRRLNATSVFVTHDQVEAMTLADRLVVMNGGRVEQVGTPAEVYGRPASRFVATFVGAPAMNMLEGTVTLDGISLLGGSRKLSVSRTGLAVGSKVAVGVRPEAVRMVAPGTPGALAATVDLIEELGAGRVIYVDLDGAPFSVVTSEAVHPEPGSTIGLQFAESDLHFFSSETGGRLEVFKASVPEPALQG
- a CDS encoding phosphodiesterase, encoding MKVIQVTDVHLGRLREIRYGANLNERLDRCIDHINQRHSDAALCIFTGDLTDDGEADSYADLKAALSRLAVPYRLLPGNHDRRANLIAAFPENGTDGNGFVQSVFDTPEGRLIFLDSLAEGRVTGELCDDRLGWLDARLAEVAGKAAYIFLHHPPVELGLTLLDPLGLEQPQRLIDVLTRHGNVRYIFFGHVHRDIAGTVAGIPFSVQRGLHARFMLDVVGDEMVEQAPPAYSIILIDGQRVVIHSHDFLEQWPLWSPATGQRVR
- a CDS encoding type II toxin-antitoxin system VapC family toxin, with amino-acid sequence MKVSLDTNVLLWLIVGDDEAQQQTAAETLERAELVAISVQALCEFVWVLDRSYRVARPDISASIRRILDMRNVVANRPTIEAGQAVLDAGGDFADGVIAFDGQWLGGKTFVSFDRKAAKLVEGQGTPTLLLE
- a CDS encoding AbrB/MazE/SpoVT family DNA-binding domain-containing protein, whose translation is MTTLTVTARGQVTFRKDVLKHLRIQPGDKIRLDLLPGGRAELKADQGKGSWQELSGMLKGKTNGARLSIEEINDAIADAGASSGMRGIERK
- a CDS encoding ABC transporter ATP-binding protein, which translates into the protein MSFLELSDVAKKYGPVTALAGVDLQVESGSRTAIVGPSGCGKTTLLRLIAGFEAPDRGRIALDGKVLANGDAAVPAHRRGIGVVAQDGALFPHLSIADNIGFGIARNADKRAEHIVELAYIVGLDKAVLKRRPHELSGGQQQRVALARAMAMKPRLMLLDEPFSALDTGLRASMRKAVAELLEEAGITTILVTHDQAEALSFASQVAVMRDGLFSQVGTPRELYFQPKDRMVAEFLGDAIIVPARIADGFAVSRLGRIAVDTKERRDVARIMLRPEQILLKLTSREGMSGTPDMLFGEVTDCEFAGAVCTVAVRLLNSPDPPDAAAIGNTPLVLRRTGMDAPSIGEIVRLTVTGKAHVFA
- a CDS encoding iron ABC transporter permease, which encodes MASAIHLTASALPAAGMKKRRAMSWITLAAALISLIALLPLGFIVWIAIQTGWDTVVALIFRPRVGELLINTVLLVIVTVPIAIALSVALAWLTERSDLPGNRLWSWLSVAPLAIPAFVHSYAWISFVPGLHGLWAGVLVSVIAYFPFLYLPISAALRRLDPALEDAAAALGLGPWRVFARVVLPQLRLAICGGSLLVGLHLLAEYGLYVFIRFDTFTTAIVDQFQSTFNGPAANMLAAVLVACCLFLLALEVMIRGEERYARVGSGAARKQQRARLGRAALPCLLLPAGVALLSLGVPFVTVGRWLLAGGADVWRWDEIGLALGQTLFLAIVGAVLATVAAMPMAWISIRAPGRLQRLLEGCNYIVGALPGVVIALALVTITVRVALPLYQTLFTILFGYALMFLPRALISLRASIAQAPVELERAASSLGRPPVKALWATTIRLSAPGAAAGMAMVALGITNELTATQMLAPNGTRTLAMAFWSYSSEIDYASAAPYALIMVAMSLPMTWWLYVQSKRMAGR